A genomic window from Gossypium hirsutum isolate 1008001.06 chromosome D12, Gossypium_hirsutum_v2.1, whole genome shotgun sequence includes:
- the LOC107945113 gene encoding F-box protein At1g10780 — MDSLPDAIIQYILSHLSNARDVAACNCVSKRWRESLTYLRSLYFPRNSFDSRPGSYSSDTVVWKMLSATACLEELVVYSPFTSAGLASWLSLVHSSLKDLELRMDNVMDYQAYLDSPSKLDCIAAAKKLKSLTLWGVLMANPPKWDVFENLLCLEIVGARLEDPALSAALGACPNLTNLVLLGCEGVRSVLIELPYLEHCKLDFYGSGNCSLSLTCPQIELLEVQGCSWIRVRETSCLRNLSIANNAGRVYMVDFGKLSALESLSMRGVQWCWDAISKMLEWSNEVKHLYMKVEFTGDLEALLPFPEVDFVEFFNSHPKLQKFDIHGAMFAALCQKNSLKNVEPGFVIPCLEEVVVQVRSPLNAEQKMNTLESLLKYGKNLKKMVIRILQMKSSHSSTDEFFDEICRLRFMNRKIVRIE; from the exons ATGGATTCTCTTCCAGATGCCATTATTCAGTACATTTTGTCACACTTGAGCAATGCTCGGGATGTTGCAGCTTGTAATTGTGTATCCAAGAGATGGAGGGAGTCATTGACTTACCTTAGAAGTCTCTACTTCCCTCGCAACTCCTTTGATAGCCGTCCAGGCAGTTATAGCTCCGACACTGTCGTCTGGAAAATGCTTTCCGCAACTGCATGCTTGGAGGAGCTTGTTGTTTACAGTCCATTCACCAGTGCAGGCCTTGCTTCGTGGCTGTCGCTGGTGCATTCATCACTCAAGGATCTTGAGCTAAGAATGGATAATGTTATGGATTATCAGGCATATCTTGATAGCCCTTCCAAATTGGACTGTATTGCTGCAGCGAAGAAGTTGAAGTCTTTGACGCTTTGGGGTGTGTTAATGGCTAATCCGCCCAAGTGGGATGTTTTTGAAAACCTTCTATGCCTTGAAATCGTTGGAGCAAGATTGGAGGATCCCGCATTATCTGCTGCTCTTGGTGCATGCCCTAACTTGACTAACTTAGTATTGCTTGGTTGTGAAGGGGTTAGATCAGTTTTGATTGAGTTGCCATACTTGGAGCACTGTAAGCTGGATTTTTATGGCTCGGGGAATTGTTCCCTTTCTCTCACTTGTCCGCAAATTGAACTTCTTGAGGTGCAAGGCTGTAGTTGGATTCGAGTCCGTGAGACTTCATGCCTGAGGAACCTTTCAATAGCGAACAATGCTG GCAGAGTATACATGGTAGACTTTGGGAAGCTTTCAGCGCTTGAATCCTTGTCCATGAGAGGGGTCCAATGGTGCTGGGATGCAATAAGTAAAATGCTGGAATGGTCGAATGAGGTGAAGCATCTCTACATGAAGGTTGAATTTACAGGAGATTTGGAGGCCCTTCTACCCTTTCCAGAAGTTGactttgttgaattttttaatagcCATCCCAAGCTTCAAAAGTTTGATATTCATGGAGCCATGTTTGCTGCTCTTTGCCAGAAAAACAGCTTGAAAAAT GTAGAGCCAGGATTTGTGATTCCCTGCCTAGAGGAAGTTGTGGTCCAAGTAAGATCACCATTAAATGCTGAACAGAAAATGAACACTCTGGAATCCCTTCTCAAGTATGGGAAAAACTTGAAGAAAATGGTAATAAGGATTCTTCAAATGAAGAGCAGCCATAGCAGCACGGATGAATTCTTTGATGAGATTTGCAGGCTTAGATTTATGAACCGCAAAATAGTTCGAATTGAATAA
- the LOC107945114 gene encoding transmembrane emp24 domain-containing protein p24delta4, giving the protein MIKDSNVPMAMTFPPFLVVLLLALSTGPLCDAIWLNIPKTGTKCVSEEIHSNVVVLSDYVVVSVEDGQTATITVKVTSPYGNNLHHRENVTYGRFAFTTEEAGNYLACFWSDNRTRGSGEVVVNIDWKTGIAAKDWESVARKEKLQGVELELRKLEGAVEAIHENLLYLKSREAERRSTSETTNARVAWFSIMSLGICIVVSGLQVWYLKRFFQKKKLI; this is encoded by the exons ATGATAAAGGATTCTAACGTGCCGATGGCGATGACATTCCCACCGTTTCTCGTCGTATTACTCTTGGCTTTGAGTACTGGTCCACTGTGTGACGCCATTTGGTTGAATATTCCAAAAACCGGCACCAAGTGCGTCTCCGAGGAAATCCACAGCAATGTCGTTGTTTTGTCTGATTACGTCGTCGTTTCCGTGGAAGACGGTCAAACCGCTACCATTACCGTCAAG GTGACATCCCCGTATGGGAACAATCTTCACCACAGGGAGAATGTAACGTATGGCCGGTTTGCATTCACAACCGAGGAAGCTGGCAATTACCTAGCATGTTTCTGGTCGGATAACCGTACTCGTGGAAGCGGTGAAGTTGTTGTCAACATTGACTGGAAAACTGGGATTGCAGCTAAAGACTGGGAGTCAGTTGCCAGAAAAGAGAAACTTCAG GGTGTTGAGCTGGAGCTGAGGAAACTCGAAGGAGCAGTGGAGGCCATTCATGAGAATTTACTCTATCTGAAAAGCAG AGAAGCAGAAAGGAGGAGTACGAGTGAGACCACAAATGCCAGAGTCGCGTGGTTTAGTATCATGTCTTTGGGTATCTGCATCGTTGTTTCAGGCCTGCAAGTGTGGTACTTGAAGCGATTCTTCCAAAAGAAGAAGCTTATCTAA